A window from Micromonospora terminaliae encodes these proteins:
- a CDS encoding alpha-ketoglutarate-dependent dioxygenase AlkB has product MSDVAYQPSMLDFAAQGPTLGPLAGRLRRHELSRGAWVDHLPGWVAGSDAVLDTLLHEVPWRAERRTMYDAEVDVPRLLCWYAAGRPLPHPVLTSARDTLTRHYADELGEPFVTAGMCLYRDGRDSVAWHGDTLGRSAHTDTLVAIVSFGSPRPLLLRPRGGGGTSLRFPLGHGDLVVMGGSCQRTWEHAIPKTARPVGPRVSVQFRPAGVA; this is encoded by the coding sequence GTGTCCGACGTCGCGTACCAGCCCTCGATGCTCGACTTCGCCGCGCAGGGCCCCACCCTGGGCCCGCTCGCCGGCCGGCTGCGCCGGCACGAGCTGAGCCGGGGCGCCTGGGTCGACCACCTGCCCGGCTGGGTGGCGGGGTCCGACGCGGTGCTCGACACGCTGCTGCACGAGGTGCCGTGGCGGGCCGAGCGCCGCACCATGTACGACGCCGAGGTCGACGTCCCCCGCCTGCTGTGCTGGTACGCCGCCGGCCGGCCGCTGCCCCACCCGGTGCTCACCTCGGCGCGCGACACGCTCACCCGGCACTACGCGGACGAACTGGGCGAGCCTTTCGTCACGGCCGGGATGTGCCTCTACCGGGACGGCCGGGACAGCGTGGCCTGGCACGGTGACACGCTGGGCCGCTCCGCGCACACCGACACCCTGGTGGCCATCGTGTCGTTCGGCTCGCCCCGGCCGCTGCTGCTGCGCCCCCGGGGCGGTGGCGGGACCAGCCTGCGCTTCCCCCTCGGGCACGGCGACCTGGTGGTGATGGGCGGGTCCTGCCAGCGCACCTGGGAGCACGCGATCCCGAAGACCGCCCGGCCGGTCGGCCCCCGGGTCAGCGTCCAGTTCCGTCCCGCCGGGGTGGCCTGA
- a CDS encoding DNA gyrase/topoisomerase IV subunit B, with product MTAQPETLYGADDLTHLEGLDAVRKRPGMYIGSTDSRGVGHLVNEILDNSTDEGVAGHARKVDVILHADGSVQVDDDGRGIPTDVHAKSGISGVELVLTRLHAGGKFGGSGYKTSGGLHGVGASAVNALSRRFDVTVRRGGKIHSMSFRHGVPGIFDGAGPDAPFTPGPGLQIVGAMKRGQRTGTSIRWWHDPRYFETGAALDHEAVRLKLRNTAFLVPGVAYRLRDETGEKAVEESFHFPNGLTDMVEYLAPAGDRPVSGTLLVTGEGTYRENAADANGVMQSNVQRRAEIEVALRWGTGYERTVECFTNTIRNAHGGTHRKGFERALARTLAEAARNTRGLLKPKEDAPTLDDVLEGMTAVVHVRIPEPQFTSQTKDELSTAGITKVLQGLVEAHLKAWLEDRKTKAEARTVLQKIVDAARVRLTQKQQKDAARRKTALEGASMPAKLVDCRATGVDRSELFIVEGDSALGTSRMARSSEYQALLPIRGKILNVQKANLQQVLDNAECAAIVQVLGAGSGRTFDLSALRYGRVLIMADADVDGAHIRTLLITLFARYMRPLIEAGRLYAAMPPLHKITTKGRNPQTVYTYTQAEMEATVRKLEKAGKQIVTPIPRFKGLGEMDADELWETTMNPATRAVRRITLDDVEAAERILELLMGEKVEPRRNWLIDSADLVDRDAIDA from the coding sequence TTGACCGCACAGCCTGAGACCCTGTACGGGGCCGACGACCTGACGCACCTGGAGGGCCTCGACGCCGTCCGGAAACGCCCCGGCATGTACATCGGCTCCACCGACAGCCGTGGCGTGGGTCACCTCGTGAACGAGATCCTCGACAACTCCACCGACGAGGGTGTCGCGGGTCACGCCCGGAAGGTCGACGTGATCCTGCACGCCGACGGCTCGGTGCAGGTCGACGACGACGGCCGCGGCATCCCGACCGACGTGCACGCCAAGTCCGGCATCTCGGGCGTCGAGCTGGTGCTGACACGGCTGCACGCGGGCGGCAAGTTCGGCGGGTCCGGCTACAAGACCTCCGGCGGCCTGCACGGCGTGGGCGCCTCGGCGGTGAACGCGCTCTCCCGGCGGTTCGACGTCACCGTCCGCCGCGGCGGCAAGATCCACTCGATGTCGTTCCGGCACGGCGTCCCCGGCATCTTCGACGGCGCCGGCCCGGACGCGCCGTTCACGCCCGGCCCCGGTCTCCAGATCGTCGGCGCCATGAAGCGCGGCCAGCGCACCGGCACCTCCATCCGCTGGTGGCACGACCCGCGCTACTTCGAGACCGGCGCGGCGCTCGACCACGAGGCGGTCCGGCTCAAGCTGCGCAACACCGCCTTCCTGGTGCCCGGCGTGGCCTACCGGCTGCGCGACGAGACCGGCGAGAAGGCCGTCGAGGAGAGCTTCCACTTCCCGAACGGCCTCACCGACATGGTGGAATACCTCGCGCCGGCCGGCGACCGCCCGGTCTCGGGCACCCTGCTGGTGACCGGCGAGGGCACCTACCGGGAGAACGCCGCCGACGCCAACGGCGTCATGCAGTCCAACGTGCAGCGGCGGGCCGAGATCGAGGTGGCGCTCCGCTGGGGCACCGGCTACGAGCGCACCGTCGAGTGCTTCACCAACACCATCCGCAACGCCCACGGCGGCACCCACCGCAAGGGCTTCGAGCGGGCCCTGGCGCGCACCCTGGCCGAGGCCGCCCGCAACACCCGTGGCCTGCTCAAGCCCAAGGAGGACGCGCCCACCCTGGACGACGTCCTGGAGGGCATGACGGCCGTGGTGCACGTGCGGATCCCGGAGCCGCAGTTCACCTCGCAGACCAAGGACGAGCTCTCCACGGCGGGCATCACCAAGGTGCTCCAGGGTCTGGTCGAGGCGCACCTCAAGGCCTGGCTGGAGGACCGGAAGACCAAGGCCGAGGCCCGTACGGTGCTCCAGAAGATCGTCGACGCGGCCCGGGTCCGGCTGACCCAGAAGCAGCAGAAGGACGCCGCCCGCCGCAAGACCGCCCTGGAGGGCGCGTCGATGCCGGCCAAGCTGGTCGACTGCCGGGCCACCGGGGTGGACCGCAGCGAGCTGTTCATCGTGGAGGGCGACAGCGCCCTCGGCACCAGCCGGATGGCCCGCTCGTCGGAATACCAGGCCCTGCTGCCGATCCGCGGCAAGATCCTCAACGTGCAGAAGGCGAACCTCCAGCAGGTGCTCGACAACGCCGAGTGCGCGGCGATCGTGCAGGTGCTCGGCGCCGGTTCGGGGCGCACCTTCGACCTCTCCGCGCTGCGCTACGGCCGGGTGCTCATCATGGCCGACGCCGACGTGGACGGCGCGCACATCCGCACCCTGCTCATCACACTCTTCGCCCGCTACATGCGGCCGCTGATCGAGGCGGGCCGGCTCTACGCGGCCATGCCGCCCCTGCACAAGATCACCACGAAGGGGCGCAACCCGCAGACCGTCTACACCTACACCCAGGCGGAGATGGAGGCGACGGTCCGCAAGCTGGAGAAGGCCGGCAAGCAGATCGTCACGCCCATCCCGCGGTTCAAGGGTCTCGGCGAGATGGACGCCGACGAGCTGTGGGAGACCACCATGAACCCGGCCACCCGGGCGGTCCGCCGCATCACCCTCGACGACGTCGAGGCCGCCGAGCGGATCCTGGAGCTGCTCATGGGGGAGAAGGTCGAACCCCGCCGCAACTGGCTCATCGACTCGGCCGACCTGGTCGACCGCGACGCCATCGACGCCTGA
- a CDS encoding carbamoyltransferase family protein, giving the protein MRVLGINAIFHDPAAALVVDGRVVAAAEEERFSRRKHGKRPVPFAAWELPELSAAWCLSSAGIDVDSLDAVAYSFDPGLCRDAAELGLSDPWDWLRVDYARRAPQFLAAALPGLDPDKVRFVPHHFAHAASAGLAAPPAGDDTAVLVLDGRGEVASHLAGVYRDGRLTSLHSQQLPHSLGLLYEDLTRHLGFLHSSDEYKVMALASYGQPKHLGLLRDLVRVTDDGGFQVERIDWAGLAKAVAAGGELTEEHADLASSVQARLEEVILELSRWLHDASGGASTLAMAGGVALNCVANARIAAEGPYRNVWVQPAAGDAGTALGAALHVAGELGDRSTPMAGADLGRGWSDDELEAELRRAALPYTRPASIAAEAARVLADNGIVAWYQGRSEYGPRALGHRSLLAHPGDPDTTRRMNDVKGREQFRPIAPMVRAERFAELFDGVYPSPYMLFVHHVKPEWRDRIPAVTHVDGTARVQTVHPETEPLVAELLAEFERRTGLPVVVNTSLNTAGRPMVDTPREAMELFGSAPVDLLALGPFAVHRRALGGDR; this is encoded by the coding sequence ATGCGCGTCCTGGGAATAAACGCGATCTTCCACGACCCCGCGGCTGCCCTGGTGGTCGACGGCCGGGTGGTGGCCGCCGCCGAAGAGGAGCGGTTCAGCCGACGCAAGCACGGCAAACGACCGGTCCCCTTCGCCGCCTGGGAGCTGCCCGAGCTGTCCGCCGCATGGTGCCTGAGCAGCGCGGGGATCGACGTGGACAGCCTCGACGCCGTGGCCTACTCCTTCGACCCCGGGCTCTGCCGCGACGCGGCCGAGCTGGGCCTCAGCGACCCGTGGGACTGGCTGCGGGTCGACTACGCCCGGCGGGCGCCGCAGTTCCTCGCGGCCGCGCTGCCCGGGCTCGACCCGGACAAGGTGCGGTTCGTGCCGCACCACTTCGCACACGCGGCCTCCGCCGGACTGGCGGCCCCGCCGGCCGGCGACGACACCGCCGTGCTGGTGCTCGACGGCCGCGGCGAGGTGGCCAGCCACCTGGCCGGCGTCTACCGGGACGGCCGGCTCACGTCGCTGCACTCCCAGCAGCTCCCCCACTCGCTCGGCCTGCTCTACGAGGACCTCACCCGGCACCTGGGCTTCCTGCACTCCAGCGACGAGTACAAGGTGATGGCGCTGGCCTCCTACGGGCAGCCGAAGCACCTGGGCCTGCTCCGCGACCTGGTGCGGGTCACCGACGACGGCGGCTTCCAGGTCGAACGGATCGACTGGGCCGGCCTCGCCAAGGCGGTCGCCGCCGGTGGCGAGCTGACCGAGGAGCACGCCGACCTCGCGTCCAGCGTCCAGGCGCGGCTCGAGGAGGTCATCCTCGAGCTGTCCCGCTGGCTCCACGACGCCTCCGGCGGCGCCAGCACCCTCGCGATGGCCGGCGGGGTGGCGCTGAACTGCGTGGCCAACGCGCGGATCGCGGCCGAGGGGCCGTACCGGAACGTCTGGGTGCAGCCCGCGGCGGGCGACGCGGGCACGGCGCTCGGCGCGGCGCTGCACGTGGCCGGCGAGCTGGGCGACCGGTCCACCCCGATGGCCGGCGCGGACCTGGGCCGCGGCTGGTCGGACGACGAGCTGGAGGCGGAGCTGCGGCGGGCCGCGCTGCCGTACACGCGGCCGGCGTCGATCGCCGCCGAGGCCGCCCGGGTGCTCGCCGACAACGGCATCGTCGCCTGGTACCAGGGGCGCAGCGAGTACGGCCCCCGGGCGCTCGGCCACCGGTCGCTGCTGGCCCACCCCGGCGACCCGGACACCACCCGCCGGATGAACGACGTCAAGGGTCGCGAGCAGTTCCGGCCCATCGCCCCGATGGTCCGCGCGGAACGCTTCGCGGAGCTGTTCGACGGGGTCTACCCCAGCCCGTACATGCTCTTCGTGCACCACGTGAAGCCGGAGTGGCGGGACCGGATCCCGGCGGTCACCCACGTCGACGGGACCGCCCGGGTGCAGACCGTGCACCCGGAGACCGAGCCGCTGGTGGCCGAACTGCTGGCCGAGTTCGAGCGGCGCACCGGGCTACCGGTGGTGGTGAACACCTCGCTGAACACCGCCGGGCGACCCATGGTGGACACCCCGCGCGAGGCCATGGAGCTGTTCGGCTCCGCCCCGGTGGACCTGCTCGCCCTCGGCCCGTTCGCGGTGCACCGCCGCGCCCTGGGCGGCGACCGGTGA
- a CDS encoding class I SAM-dependent methyltransferase: MAISHPIFARVFARASVAMDRAGAAAHRRRLVAGLRGRVVEVGAGNGRNLAHYPPGVTGVLAVEPEPRLRALVRAAARDAPVPVTVAAGLAEALPVADASADAVVLSLVLCSVPDQAVALAEARRVLRPGGQLRFYEHVVAETPGLRRAQRLADATLWPLCCAGCHTARDTVGAIRAAGFTVVELDRFRFPPTGMSGPASPHVLGAAVRD; this comes from the coding sequence ATGGCCATCTCGCATCCGATCTTCGCCCGGGTCTTCGCCCGGGCCAGCGTTGCCATGGACCGGGCCGGCGCGGCGGCGCACCGGCGCCGGCTGGTCGCCGGGCTGCGCGGCCGGGTGGTGGAGGTGGGCGCCGGCAACGGGCGGAACCTCGCGCACTATCCACCGGGCGTGACCGGGGTGCTGGCTGTGGAGCCCGAGCCGCGGCTGCGCGCCCTCGTCCGAGCCGCCGCGCGCGACGCGCCGGTGCCGGTGACCGTGGCCGCCGGCCTCGCCGAGGCGCTGCCCGTCGCCGATGCGAGCGCCGACGCCGTGGTGCTGTCGCTGGTGCTCTGCTCGGTGCCGGACCAGGCCGTCGCCCTGGCCGAGGCGCGCCGGGTGCTCCGCCCGGGTGGGCAGCTCCGCTTCTACGAGCACGTCGTGGCGGAGACCCCCGGGCTGCGCCGGGCCCAGCGCCTGGCGGACGCCACGCTCTGGCCGCTGTGCTGCGCCGGCTGCCACACCGCCCGGGACACCGTGGGGGCGATCCGGGCCGCCGGCTTCACCGTGGTCGAGCTGGACCGGTTCCGCTTCCCGCCGACGGGAATGTCCGGACCCGCGTCCCCGCACGTGCTCGGCGCGGCCGTCCGCGACTGA
- a CDS encoding DNA gyrase/topoisomerase IV subunit A has translation MARRKDDRAKADLSAFDQAGARVFDNPLVNEVSDSYLEYAFSVIHSRALPDARDGLKPVHRRILWSMHEQGHRPDRGHVKSARIVGDVMGKYHPHGDAAIYDAMVRLAQDFSLNVPLIDGHGNFGSPDDGPAAARYTEARMSREAMLLVGELGEDTVDVEPNYDGSLTQPTVLPAAFPNLLVNGASGIAVGMATNMIPHNLAEVVHAARWLINHPDATLDKLMEFVPGPDLPTGGLLLGLDEVRRAYETGRGVVRMRARVQTGPLEGSRGRQAITVTELPYGVGAEKVIAAITNEVNKTKRLTGIADVKDLTDRENGTRLVIECKVGVNPQALLADLYRLTPLEQSFGVNNLVLVDGQPQTLGLKELLEVFLDHRYEVVTRRSAYRKRKREERLHLVDGLLIALLDIDKVVKLIRASEDAQAARDGLMQRFKLSEIQATYILDTPLRRLTKYDRLELEAEQEKLRGEIAELSKILDDPKVLRKLVSDELAAVVKQSGADRRTTLVDGDLKEVLAASVPAGPLEVADDPCQVILSATGLVARTAAESEEAAEARRRSGRVKHDAVRAVVHSTARGRVLLVTSAGRAFKIDVLPLPVLPEQSGTVSLRGGMSAAELVPLEQGETVVGLAPLGPPAEGSPGLALGTRQGVVKVCAPDWPVRSDEFEVISLRDGDEVVGATWLTDGAETLAFVSSEASLLRFAASAVRPQGSKGGGMAGINLPAGARVVFFGAIRTDDTGHGEPMVVTSTGATVKVTPFKAYPAKGRATGGVRAQRFLKGELDLAVAWIGPRPVGATATGDPVELPPADPRRDGSGFAVMLGPTVIGHQIDRD, from the coding sequence ATGGCACGCCGTAAGGACGACCGCGCGAAGGCGGACCTCTCCGCCTTCGACCAGGCCGGCGCCCGGGTCTTCGACAACCCGCTGGTCAACGAGGTCTCGGACTCCTACCTGGAGTACGCGTTCTCGGTCATCCACTCCCGCGCCCTGCCCGACGCCCGGGACGGGCTCAAGCCGGTGCACCGGCGCATCCTCTGGTCGATGCACGAGCAGGGCCACCGCCCCGACCGGGGGCACGTGAAGTCGGCCCGGATCGTCGGCGACGTCATGGGTAAGTACCACCCGCACGGCGACGCGGCGATCTACGACGCGATGGTCCGGCTCGCGCAGGACTTCTCGCTCAACGTGCCGCTCATCGACGGGCACGGCAACTTCGGCTCGCCCGACGACGGCCCGGCCGCCGCCCGTTACACCGAGGCCCGCATGTCCCGCGAGGCCATGCTGCTCGTCGGCGAGCTGGGCGAGGACACCGTCGACGTCGAGCCCAACTACGACGGTTCGCTGACCCAGCCCACCGTGCTGCCGGCGGCCTTCCCCAACCTGCTGGTCAACGGCGCGTCCGGGATCGCGGTCGGCATGGCCACCAACATGATCCCGCACAACCTGGCCGAGGTGGTCCACGCGGCCCGCTGGCTGATCAACCACCCGGACGCCACCCTCGACAAGCTCATGGAGTTCGTCCCCGGCCCCGACCTGCCCACCGGCGGGCTGCTGCTCGGCCTCGACGAGGTGCGCCGGGCCTACGAGACCGGGCGTGGTGTGGTGCGGATGCGGGCCCGGGTGCAGACCGGCCCGCTGGAGGGCAGCCGCGGCCGGCAGGCCATCACGGTCACCGAGCTGCCCTACGGGGTGGGCGCCGAGAAGGTCATCGCCGCCATCACCAACGAGGTCAACAAGACCAAGCGGCTGACCGGCATCGCCGACGTCAAGGACCTCACCGACCGGGAGAACGGCACCCGGCTGGTCATCGAGTGCAAGGTCGGGGTCAACCCGCAGGCGCTGCTGGCCGACCTCTACCGGCTCACCCCGCTGGAGCAGTCCTTCGGCGTCAACAACCTGGTCCTGGTCGACGGCCAGCCGCAGACCCTCGGCCTCAAGGAGCTGCTGGAGGTCTTCCTCGACCACCGCTACGAGGTGGTCACCCGACGCAGCGCGTACCGCAAGCGCAAGCGCGAGGAGCGGCTGCACCTGGTCGACGGCCTGCTGATCGCCCTGCTCGACATCGACAAGGTGGTCAAGCTGATCCGGGCCAGCGAGGACGCCCAGGCCGCCAGGGACGGCCTCATGCAGCGGTTCAAGCTGTCGGAGATCCAGGCCACCTACATCCTGGACACCCCGCTGCGCCGCCTCACGAAGTACGACCGGCTGGAGCTGGAGGCCGAGCAGGAGAAGCTGCGCGGCGAGATCGCCGAGCTGTCGAAGATCCTCGACGACCCGAAGGTGCTGCGGAAGCTGGTCTCCGACGAGCTGGCCGCCGTGGTGAAGCAGTCCGGCGCCGACCGGCGCACCACCCTCGTCGACGGCGATCTCAAGGAGGTGCTGGCGGCCTCGGTGCCGGCGGGCCCGCTGGAGGTCGCCGACGACCCCTGCCAGGTGATCCTCTCCGCCACCGGGCTGGTCGCCCGCACCGCCGCCGAGTCCGAGGAGGCCGCCGAGGCGCGCCGGCGCAGCGGCCGGGTCAAGCACGACGCGGTCCGTGCCGTGGTGCACTCCACGGCCCGCGGCCGGGTGCTCCTGGTGACCAGCGCCGGGCGGGCTTTCAAGATCGACGTGTTGCCCCTGCCGGTGCTGCCCGAGCAGTCCGGCACGGTGTCCCTGCGCGGCGGGATGTCCGCCGCCGAGCTGGTGCCGCTGGAGCAGGGCGAGACGGTGGTCGGGCTGGCTCCGCTCGGCCCGCCCGCCGAGGGCTCGCCCGGCCTGGCGCTCGGCACCCGGCAGGGCGTGGTGAAGGTCTGCGCCCCCGACTGGCCGGTCCGCTCGGACGAGTTCGAGGTGATCTCGCTGCGCGACGGTGACGAGGTGGTCGGGGCGACCTGGCTCACCGACGGGGCGGAGACCCTGGCGTTCGTGTCCTCCGAGGCGTCGCTGCTGCGCTTCGCGGCGTCCGCCGTGCGGCCACAGGGCAGCAAGGGCGGCGGCATGGCCGGCATCAACCTGCCGGCCGGGGCGCGGGTGGTCTTCTTCGGCGCGATCCGCACCGACGACACGGGCCACGGCGAGCCCATGGTGGTCACCTCGACGGGCGCCACGGTCAAGGTGACGCCGTTCAAGGCGTACCCGGCGAAGGGCCGGGCGACCGGCGGCGTGCGCGCCCAGCGGTTCCTCAAGGGCGAGCTGGACCTGGCCGTGGCCTGGATCGGCCCGCGCCCGGTCGGCGCCACCGCCACCGGCGACCCGGTCGAGCTGCCGCCGGCCGATCCCCGCCGTGACGGCTCCGGCTTCGCCGTGATGCTCGGCCCGACGGTGATCGGTCACCAGATCGACCGCGACTGA
- a CDS encoding globin domain-containing protein, producing MLSESSAAVVTATLPAVQANGEAITGRFYERMFAAHPELLNIFNRSNQATGTQKAALAGAVVAYAAHLTGGSAAPWGPILDRIAHKHVSLGITATQYTVVGRHLMAAVAEVLGEAVTPEVAAAWDEVYWLLACELIAREARLYTEAGVPENGPVWRGWRVTEKTVETADVVSFTLVPADGGPVPGFTAGQYTSVAVDLGGGRGQQIRQYSLSGRPGAEHWRITVKRVRGTAGAPDGMVSGFLHERVAAGDTLRLSPPFGEVSAVGGEEPLLLVSAGIGLTPAMSALAHLAATDPERPVTLVHADRTGAAHALRHELPALQERLPNLSVRLWYEDAAGGELPGVKAEIAEGLVDPALVPLSPGAYVHLCGPVPFMALVRGGLLCRGVPAERIAYEVFGPGMLR from the coding sequence GTGCTCTCGGAATCCTCCGCAGCCGTGGTGACCGCGACCCTGCCCGCCGTGCAGGCCAACGGCGAGGCGATCACCGGCCGGTTCTACGAGCGGATGTTCGCCGCCCACCCGGAGCTGCTGAACATCTTCAACCGCAGCAACCAGGCCACCGGTACGCAGAAGGCGGCGCTGGCCGGTGCGGTGGTCGCGTACGCCGCGCACCTGACCGGGGGCAGCGCGGCGCCGTGGGGGCCGATCCTGGACCGCATCGCGCACAAGCACGTCTCCCTGGGGATCACCGCCACCCAGTACACCGTCGTGGGGCGGCACCTGATGGCCGCGGTGGCCGAGGTGCTCGGCGAGGCGGTCACCCCGGAGGTCGCGGCGGCCTGGGACGAGGTGTACTGGCTGCTGGCCTGCGAGCTGATCGCCCGGGAGGCGCGCCTCTACACCGAGGCCGGGGTGCCGGAGAACGGCCCGGTGTGGCGCGGGTGGCGGGTCACGGAGAAGACCGTGGAGACCGCGGACGTCGTGTCGTTCACGCTGGTCCCCGCCGACGGCGGTCCGGTGCCCGGCTTCACCGCCGGCCAGTACACCTCCGTCGCCGTCGACCTGGGCGGCGGTCGCGGCCAGCAGATCCGGCAGTACAGCCTCTCCGGCCGGCCCGGCGCCGAGCACTGGCGGATCACCGTGAAGCGGGTACGCGGCACCGCCGGCGCGCCCGACGGCATGGTCTCCGGCTTCCTGCACGAGCGGGTGGCCGCCGGCGACACGCTCCGGCTCAGCCCGCCGTTCGGCGAGGTCAGCGCGGTCGGCGGCGAGGAGCCGCTGCTGCTGGTCAGCGCCGGCATCGGGTTGACCCCGGCCATGTCGGCGCTGGCGCACCTGGCGGCCACCGACCCCGAGCGGCCGGTGACGCTGGTGCACGCCGACCGCACCGGTGCCGCGCACGCGCTGCGTCACGAACTGCCCGCGCTCCAGGAGCGGCTGCCGAACCTGTCCGTGCGCCTCTGGTACGAGGACGCCGCCGGCGGTGAACTGCCCGGCGTCAAGGCCGAGATCGCCGAGGGGCTCGTCGACCCGGCGCTGGTCCCGCTCTCGCCCGGCGCGTACGTGCACCTGTGCGGGCCGGTGCCGTTCATGGCCCTGGTCCGCGGCGGCCTGCTGTGCCGGGGCGTACCGGCCGAGCGGATCGCCTACGAGGTGTTCGGTCCGGGCATGCTGCGCTGA
- a CDS encoding uracil-xanthine permease family protein, which produces MTQSPTSRWSPWRLHGNGRSVTPGDVVHPDERLSWPRTVGVGVQHVVAMFGATFTVPLITGFPPATTLFFSGLGTLLFLLITGNRLPSYLGSSFAFIAPVLAAKTGGGIGAALGGIVVAGAALALVGVVVQLAGARWIDALMPPVVTGAIVALIGLNLAPVAWDGGGSGTGFKSQPLIAVITLVAILVTTVLFRGFLARLSILLGVVVGWVLAALLGKLDPAAVTTLKEAAWVGLPQFHAPSFGLRAVVLVIPVILVLIAENAGHVKAVAAMTGRNLDRDMGRAFLGDGLATVLAGSGGGSGTTTYAENIGVMAATRVYSTAAYWVAGFAAVLLGLCPKFGALILTVPAGVLGGATTALYGLIAVLGARIWIEGRVDFHDPVNLMTAAVAVIVGAANYTLTAGDLSFNGIALGTAAALVIYHGMRLIARLRGTTPASRRGPEPEL; this is translated from the coding sequence ATGACCCAGTCCCCCACCTCCCGCTGGTCCCCGTGGCGCCTGCACGGCAACGGGCGCTCCGTCACTCCGGGCGACGTGGTCCACCCCGACGAGCGGCTCTCCTGGCCGCGAACGGTCGGCGTTGGCGTGCAGCACGTCGTCGCCATGTTCGGCGCCACCTTCACGGTGCCGCTGATCACCGGTTTCCCCCCGGCCACCACGCTCTTCTTCTCCGGGCTGGGCACGCTGCTGTTCCTGCTGATCACCGGCAACCGGCTGCCGTCGTACCTGGGGTCGTCCTTCGCCTTCATCGCCCCGGTCCTGGCCGCCAAGACCGGCGGCGGCATCGGCGCGGCGCTCGGCGGCATCGTGGTGGCCGGCGCCGCCCTGGCGCTCGTCGGCGTGGTGGTGCAGCTGGCCGGGGCGCGCTGGATCGACGCCCTCATGCCGCCGGTGGTGACCGGCGCCATCGTGGCGCTGATCGGGCTCAACCTGGCTCCGGTCGCCTGGGACGGCGGCGGCAGCGGCACCGGGTTCAAGTCGCAGCCGCTCATCGCGGTGATCACCCTGGTCGCGATCCTGGTCACCACGGTGCTCTTCCGCGGCTTCCTGGCCCGGCTGTCGATCCTGCTCGGCGTCGTCGTCGGCTGGGTGCTGGCCGCGCTGCTCGGCAAGCTCGACCCGGCGGCGGTCACCACGCTGAAGGAGGCCGCCTGGGTGGGCCTGCCGCAGTTCCACGCGCCGAGCTTCGGCCTCCGGGCCGTGGTGCTGGTCATCCCGGTGATCCTGGTGCTCATCGCGGAGAACGCCGGGCACGTCAAGGCGGTCGCCGCGATGACCGGCCGGAACCTGGACCGGGACATGGGCCGCGCGTTCCTCGGCGACGGCCTGGCCACCGTGCTGGCGGGCTCGGGAGGCGGCTCGGGCACCACCACGTACGCGGAGAACATCGGCGTGATGGCGGCGACCCGGGTCTACTCGACGGCCGCGTACTGGGTGGCCGGGTTCGCGGCGGTGCTCCTCGGGCTGTGCCCGAAGTTCGGCGCGCTGATCCTCACCGTGCCGGCCGGGGTGCTGGGCGGCGCCACCACGGCCCTGTACGGCCTCATCGCCGTGCTGGGCGCCCGCATCTGGATCGAGGGCCGGGTGGACTTCCACGACCCGGTCAACCTCATGACCGCCGCGGTCGCCGTGATCGTCGGCGCCGCCAACTACACCCTGACCGCCGGGGACCTCTCCTTCAACGGCATCGCCCTGGGCACCGCCGCCGCCCTGGTCATCTACCACGGCATGCGCCTCATCGCCCGCCTCCGCGGCACGACCCCGGCCTCCCGCCGGGGCCCCGAGCCCGAACTCTGA
- a CDS encoding RrF2 family transcriptional regulator produces MKLNRSTDMALRIAMLTAASPARTTVDELATQLALPRSHVAKVVQRLQRLGVLVTIRGRSGGVAFAEHAGELTVGQVVRAFEGDGEVVNCEQPACPLVAGCRLRGELRRAQAAFLAVLDGVRLGELVDGAAGPLLLTLGAPPAAR; encoded by the coding sequence GTGAAGCTCAACCGGTCGACCGACATGGCCCTGCGGATCGCCATGCTGACCGCCGCGTCCCCGGCTCGGACCACCGTGGACGAACTCGCCACCCAGCTCGCGCTGCCGCGCAGCCACGTGGCCAAGGTGGTGCAGCGGTTGCAGCGGCTCGGCGTACTGGTGACCATCCGGGGCCGCTCCGGCGGGGTGGCCTTCGCCGAGCACGCCGGTGAGCTGACGGTCGGCCAGGTGGTGCGGGCCTTCGAGGGCGACGGCGAGGTGGTCAACTGCGAGCAGCCGGCCTGCCCGCTGGTCGCCGGCTGCCGGCTGCGTGGCGAGCTGCGCCGCGCCCAGGCCGCGTTCCTCGCCGTGCTCGACGGGGTACGCCTCGGCGAGCTGGTCGACGGCGCGGCGGGTCCGCTGCTGCTCACCCTCGGCGCCCCGCCCGCGGCCCGCTGA